In Reichenbachiella agarivorans, one genomic interval encodes:
- the recF gene encoding DNA replication/repair protein RecF (All proteins in this family for which functions are known are DNA-binding proteins that assist the filamentation of RecA onto DNA for the initiation of recombination or recombinational repair.) — protein sequence MFLQSLKLSNFKNYQSEEVDFCDHINCFVGLNGSGKTNILDAIYYLSLTKSAFNSIDSQNIRHGESFFAVKGNFLLKERERLVHCSLKSQEKKLFKVDGQEYEKLSQHIGQFPVVMIAPNDDELIRESNEVRRKFFDSIISQYDQEYLSWLIKYNHHLKQRNALLKTFKESRRFDDTLLTNYDHTLIHVGKLIAGRRQAFIQEYQPYFQRNYHMISEDREQVQITYNSKGLASDFEAQFNKSRERDMVMLRTLVGVHRDEYLFSINGQALKKYGSQGQQKSSLISLKLAQFEFVKDHLSITPILLLDDIFDKLDDHRIKKMLEIIASDRFKQIFITDAREERTRSLLQNQFDPLKIFKVEDGTIGNLD from the coding sequence GGTAGTGGCAAAACGAACATTTTGGACGCCATTTATTACCTGTCTCTCACGAAATCAGCTTTCAACTCCATAGATAGTCAGAATATTCGTCATGGAGAATCCTTTTTTGCTGTAAAGGGCAATTTTCTTTTGAAAGAAAGAGAACGCCTTGTTCATTGCAGCTTGAAATCTCAGGAAAAAAAGCTCTTCAAAGTAGATGGCCAAGAATACGAAAAACTGAGTCAACACATAGGGCAGTTTCCTGTGGTGATGATCGCACCCAACGATGATGAACTGATCCGTGAGAGCAACGAGGTACGTAGAAAATTTTTTGATAGCATCATTTCACAATATGATCAGGAATACCTCAGCTGGCTCATCAAATACAATCACCACCTCAAGCAAAGAAATGCCTTGCTTAAAACCTTTAAAGAAAGCAGGCGTTTTGATGACACGTTGCTGACAAACTATGATCATACTCTTATTCATGTGGGGAAATTGATTGCTGGAAGACGCCAAGCTTTCATCCAAGAGTACCAGCCCTACTTCCAACGCAACTATCACATGATATCAGAGGACAGAGAGCAGGTACAGATTACTTACAATTCCAAAGGCTTAGCTTCTGACTTTGAGGCACAATTCAATAAAAGCCGTGAGCGTGACATGGTCATGCTCAGAACACTAGTAGGTGTACACCGAGATGAATACCTATTCTCCATCAATGGTCAAGCGCTCAAAAAATACGGCTCACAAGGTCAGCAAAAGTCGAGCTTAATATCCCTGAAGCTCGCTCAATTTGAATTCGTGAAAGATCATCTCAGCATCACGCCAATTTTGCTTTTAGATGATATTTTTGACAAGCTCGACGATCATCGCATCAAAAAAATGCTAGAGATCATTGCATCTGATCGATTCAAACAAATTTTCATAACAGATGCTAGGGAAGAACGCACCAGAAGTCTACTCCAAAATCAATTCGACCCCTTAAAAATTTTCAAGGTAGAAGATGGTACGATTGGCAACTTGGACTGA
- a CDS encoding Crp/Fnr family transcriptional regulator, whose translation MRNEPCKTCQNLECIIKRNSHVPEVEEYLALKHTIQCKKGQQFILEGAPVHGLYFVYNGKVKVAKTGFQGREQIVRFAKDGEIIGHRGFGIGQSYQINAVAIEDTVLCNFTNDTLQDMLHKLPNLTYDFMMFYAEELNRSETKVRKFAQMTVREKVIDAFLYIFRKFGQTNDYLNIQLSRKEIADFAGTTDEQVIRVISSLKKENLLRASGKRLGIVDVPRLKKEISEHNFFLDS comes from the coding sequence ATGAGAAATGAGCCTTGCAAAACCTGTCAAAACCTGGAATGTATTATCAAGAGAAACAGTCATGTACCAGAAGTCGAGGAATATCTGGCTTTGAAACACACGATTCAGTGCAAAAAGGGGCAACAGTTCATCCTCGAAGGAGCGCCTGTACATGGTCTATACTTTGTCTACAATGGCAAAGTAAAGGTAGCTAAAACAGGTTTTCAAGGACGTGAGCAGATTGTTCGTTTCGCCAAAGACGGGGAGATCATCGGTCACCGAGGCTTTGGAATTGGTCAATCTTATCAAATCAACGCTGTGGCTATTGAGGATACTGTTTTGTGCAATTTCACCAATGACACTTTGCAAGACATGCTTCACAAATTGCCGAATCTCACTTATGATTTCATGATGTTTTATGCAGAAGAACTGAATCGAAGTGAAACCAAAGTAAGGAAATTTGCACAGATGACCGTCAGAGAAAAAGTCATTGATGCATTTTTGTACATTTTTCGCAAGTTTGGTCAAACCAATGATTACCTCAACATTCAATTGTCTAGAAAAGAGATTGCTGATTTTGCAGGGACCACCGACGAACAAGTAATCCGAGTTATTTCTAGCTTGAAAAAGGAGAACCTGCTCAGGGCAAGTGGCAAAAGGCTGGGAATCGTAGATGTACCAAGACTCAAAAAAGAAATATCCGAGCACAACTTCTTTTTGGACAGCTGA
- a CDS encoding MFS transporter, with the protein MQFRFGLAGTSFAIGIVYSSLWFPKHKQGTVLGIFGAGNSGAAITTLVGPSILNYLTDDKTNLDNWRLLPQLYAAGFVLMALVFFLSTENKKPATSTKIIINLLSPLKSIRVWRFGLYYFLVFGCFVSFAGWLVPYYTNVYSFDLATAGILASCFSLPSGIVRAFGGWLSDKFGARMIMYRVLGGTLILSAALILPKMDVFATGEGVSAKKAGTVTVVSPDHIIVDDLRYDVAQKTDKLSNVENEFHFWPVKETWQEPAVNVGDQIQKKQIIAEGKTHIYFQANVWVFATLVIILGSIWGIGKAAVYKHIPDYFPNEVGVVGGMVGVLGGLGGFVCPIVFGYLLEATGLWSSCWILMIVLSVICLVWMHAVIQKMTDKAAPQIKENFETTSK; encoded by the coding sequence ATGCAGTTTAGGTTTGGGCTGGCAGGCACTAGTTTTGCCATTGGAATTGTATACAGTTCTCTTTGGTTTCCTAAGCACAAACAAGGTACTGTACTAGGAATATTTGGTGCGGGCAATTCGGGTGCTGCAATCACCACACTGGTAGGCCCCAGTATCCTCAACTACCTCACCGATGACAAGACCAACCTAGACAACTGGAGATTGCTACCACAACTGTACGCAGCGGGCTTTGTTCTAATGGCTCTCGTATTCTTCTTGTCGACAGAAAACAAAAAACCAGCAACCAGCACAAAAATTATTATCAACCTACTGAGTCCACTGAAGAGCATCAGGGTATGGAGATTTGGTCTCTACTACTTTTTGGTATTTGGATGCTTCGTCTCTTTTGCTGGATGGCTGGTTCCCTATTACACCAATGTGTATTCATTCGACTTGGCTACTGCAGGTATTCTTGCCTCATGTTTTAGTTTGCCATCAGGTATAGTCAGGGCATTTGGCGGTTGGTTGTCGGACAAGTTTGGTGCGAGAATGATCATGTATCGCGTCTTAGGCGGCACATTGATACTGTCTGCAGCCCTGATTCTTCCTAAAATGGATGTGTTTGCCACTGGAGAAGGTGTCTCTGCCAAAAAAGCTGGCACGGTCACAGTCGTCTCTCCTGACCATATCATAGTAGATGACCTACGGTATGATGTAGCTCAGAAAACGGACAAACTCAGCAATGTAGAGAATGAATTTCACTTTTGGCCAGTCAAAGAAACCTGGCAAGAACCTGCGGTAAACGTAGGTGATCAAATCCAGAAAAAGCAAATCATCGCTGAAGGAAAAACGCACATATATTTTCAAGCCAATGTATGGGTATTTGCTACTTTGGTTATCATTCTAGGTTCTATCTGGGGTATCGGCAAAGCGGCAGTGTACAAGCACATTCCTGATTATTTCCCCAACGAAGTTGGTGTAGTCGGCGGAATGGTAGGCGTGTTGGGTGGATTAGGTGGATTTGTTTGCCCGATAGTATTTGGATACCTGCTAGAAGCAACGGGTCTATGGTCTAGCTGCTGGATACTGATGATTGTCCTTTCAGTCATTTGTCTTGTTTGGATGCATGCTGTAATACAAAAAATGACGGACAAAGCGGCTCCACAGATCAAAGAAAACTTCGAAACTACGTCTAAATAA
- a CDS encoding methyl-accepting chemotaxis protein: MTIKDKLNSVIGSISGFSRQTNMVAINAAIHAGKLSQKEGAPFQVLAREIQNMSDRSMTKLEELDKLIDEIEALSKLINVTGSQRMLLMKLVNSVLMDDAKMKEETIQQFEKNMEAIRLARINISEQGLMIESIGVDWDELRTDLGELPIDTLNQRVVLIIQKINQLLSQYEKLSGH; the protein is encoded by the coding sequence ATGACCATTAAGGACAAGCTAAATTCAGTAATAGGGAGTATCTCGGGTTTTTCGAGGCAGACCAATATGGTCGCAATCAATGCCGCGATTCATGCGGGGAAGCTATCTCAAAAGGAAGGTGCACCATTTCAGGTATTGGCCAGAGAGATACAAAACATGAGTGATAGATCGATGACCAAACTGGAAGAATTGGACAAGTTGATTGATGAAATCGAAGCGCTCTCAAAGCTCATCAACGTGACAGGAAGTCAACGCATGTTGTTGATGAAATTGGTGAATTCAGTACTGATGGATGATGCCAAAATGAAGGAAGAAACTATACAACAATTTGAAAAAAACATGGAGGCAATTCGTTTGGCGCGGATCAATATTTCTGAACAGGGTTTGATGATAGAAAGTATCGGTGTTGATTGGGATGAACTGCGCACTGACCTAGGTGAATTGCCTATAGATACCTTGAACCAAAGGGTTGTTTTGATCATCCAAAAAATCAACCAATTGCTTTCGCAATACGAGAAACTCTCAGGGCATTAA